A window of Auraticoccus monumenti contains these coding sequences:
- a CDS encoding SPFH domain-containing protein yields MLVMSVRIVRQQRVGIVERLGKFHRQLDPGPHLVIPFIDRVTETLDMREQVVPFPPQGVITEDNLMVSIDSVIYFQVIDPVRANYEAQDYTAAIEQLTQTTLRNIIGGLDLEQTLTSREEINGKLRLVLDEATGKWGIKVNRVELRSIEPPPTIRDAMEKGARAEREKRAQILLAEGQRQSQILSAGGDRESAILRAQGDRESQVLRAQAERQAKMLTAEGEAQAITTVFSAIHAGQPDQSLLAYQYLQMLPEIAKGDANKVWVIPSEVTKALEGLGNALGSGDSDAGERFRSAIGEFSAPPKVDVMAEIAEQKHQDAAESARTVEKAVAEARSLEQQNPLRRPPLGRQEEPRQVEGRAPGSYAPPPYRTTAGPSSQQPPAQGPGFTSPGSPTSGS; encoded by the coding sequence ATGCTGGTGATGTCGGTGCGCATCGTCCGGCAGCAGCGGGTGGGCATCGTCGAGCGGCTGGGCAAGTTCCACCGCCAGCTCGACCCCGGTCCGCACCTGGTGATCCCGTTCATCGACCGCGTCACCGAGACCCTCGACATGCGCGAGCAGGTCGTCCCCTTCCCGCCGCAGGGCGTGATCACCGAGGACAACCTGATGGTCTCGATCGACTCCGTCATCTACTTCCAGGTGATCGACCCGGTCCGCGCGAACTACGAGGCCCAGGACTACACCGCCGCCATCGAGCAGCTGACCCAGACCACGCTCCGCAACATCATCGGCGGGCTCGACCTGGAGCAGACCCTGACCAGCCGCGAGGAGATCAACGGCAAGCTGCGGCTGGTGCTGGACGAGGCCACCGGCAAGTGGGGGATCAAGGTCAACCGGGTGGAGCTCCGCTCGATCGAGCCGCCGCCCACGATCCGCGACGCGATGGAGAAGGGCGCCCGGGCCGAGCGCGAGAAGCGCGCCCAGATCCTGCTGGCCGAGGGTCAGCGGCAGTCCCAGATCCTGTCCGCCGGCGGTGACCGCGAGTCGGCCATCCTCCGGGCCCAGGGTGACCGGGAGTCCCAGGTGCTGCGCGCCCAGGCCGAGCGGCAGGCCAAGATGCTGACCGCCGAGGGTGAGGCCCAGGCCATCACCACGGTGTTCAGCGCCATCCACGCCGGTCAGCCTGACCAGTCGCTGCTGGCCTACCAGTACCTGCAGATGCTGCCCGAGATCGCCAAGGGCGACGCCAACAAGGTGTGGGTCATCCCCAGCGAGGTCACCAAGGCGCTGGAGGGGCTGGGCAACGCCCTCGGGTCCGGGGACTCCGACGCGGGGGAGCGGTTCAGGTCCGCGATCGGTGAGTTCAGCGCCCCGCCCAAGGTCGACGTGATGGCCGAGATCGCCGAGCAGAAGCACCAGGACGCCGCCGAGAGCGCCCGCACGGTCGAGAAGGCGGTGGCCGAGGCCCGGTCGCTGGAGCAGCAGAACCCGCTCCGCCGGCCGCCGCTGGGTCGTCAGGAGGAGCCGCGTCAGGTCGAGGGCCGAGCGCCCGGCTCGTACGCACCGCCGCCCTACCGGACGACCGCCGGCCCCTCGAGCCAGCAGCCGCCGGCTCAGGGCCCCGGCTTCACCTCGCCCGGGAGCCCCACCAGCGGGTCCTGA
- a CDS encoding NfeD family protein, translated as MGDWLSENGWALWMVAAVLLGITELLSLDLFLIMLAAGALAGGLTAVVAPDLWWLQALVAASVSGLSLGLLRPTLLARVRSMPGYRSSVSTLVGRPGRVTVAVADGLGEVKVDGQTWSARPYDETMELDVGTEIEVFELDGTVVVVYPRHLGLEGS; from the coding sequence ATGGGCGACTGGTTGTCCGAGAACGGCTGGGCGCTCTGGATGGTTGCCGCCGTGCTGCTCGGGATCACCGAGCTGCTCTCCCTCGACCTGTTCCTGATCATGCTCGCCGCCGGGGCGCTGGCCGGCGGGCTGACCGCCGTCGTCGCCCCGGACCTGTGGTGGCTGCAGGCTCTGGTCGCGGCCTCGGTCTCGGGGCTGTCGCTGGGGCTGCTCCGGCCGACCCTGCTGGCCCGGGTCCGCAGCATGCCGGGCTACCGCTCGTCGGTGTCCACGCTGGTCGGGCGCCCGGGGCGGGTCACGGTGGCGGTGGCCGACGGGCTGGGCGAGGTGAAGGTGGACGGCCAGACGTGGTCGGCCCGTCCCTACGACGAGACGATGGAGCTCGACGTGGGCACGGAGATCGAGGTGTTCGAGCTGGACGGGACGGTGGTCGTGGTCTACCCACGCCACCTCGGGCTGGAGGGAAGCTGA
- a CDS encoding TetR/AcrR family transcriptional regulator, giving the protein MDGPGRRRGPRGDLSREAVLAAAERVLRAEGLAGLSLRAVAREAGTAPNAVYTYVPTMAALRNDLADAFLARLDLDLLLPEGSRGPDQPVGAGGPPEDPRETLRRFLQHVLEHFEGSPRLVELLAGQRVVGAGALALHEALLTFFENRLGWDLARAADATLFLTEWVHGHLVLGPSNAQPLDPDVARRADLSAHPRSAAALQLPAGAALGLPLRALFGDPAV; this is encoded by the coding sequence GTGGACGGGCCGGGACGACGACGTGGCCCTCGCGGGGACCTGTCCCGGGAGGCGGTGCTGGCCGCGGCGGAGCGGGTCCTGCGTGCCGAGGGGCTGGCCGGGCTGTCGCTGCGGGCCGTGGCCCGGGAGGCCGGGACGGCACCCAACGCCGTCTACACCTACGTGCCGACCATGGCCGCGCTGCGCAACGACCTCGCCGACGCCTTCCTGGCCCGCCTCGACCTCGACCTCCTGCTCCCCGAGGGGTCGCGGGGTCCGGACCAGCCGGTCGGGGCCGGGGGACCTCCGGAGGACCCCCGCGAGACGCTGCGGCGGTTCCTGCAGCACGTGCTGGAGCACTTCGAGGGCTCGCCCCGGCTGGTGGAGCTGCTGGCCGGTCAGCGGGTGGTCGGAGCGGGTGCGCTGGCGCTGCACGAGGCGCTGCTGACCTTCTTCGAGAACCGTCTCGGCTGGGACCTGGCCCGGGCCGCCGACGCCACCCTGTTCCTCACCGAGTGGGTGCACGGGCACCTGGTGCTCGGGCCGTCGAACGCCCAGCCGCTGGACCCCGACGTGGCACGCCGCGCCGACCTGTCGGCCCACCCCCGCTCGGCCGCCGCACTCCAGCTGCCGGCGGGCGCGGCCCTCGGGCTCCCGCTGCGAGCGCTCTTCGGTGACCCTGCGGTCTAG
- a CDS encoding CPBP family glutamic-type intramembrane protease: MQRTNAAPLRAAVLLSVLTIAVVTALCAVFLVAGWTLPSWVVVVGRWIPALVSLLVLRLVPLPGGLATWWALRPAGWRRFLTGAVVSVGVLLAVYLATAVLGGALGIVTMVSGGELLTILLVVVPIVVVYSLSTFGEEAAWRGHLQRLLAPWGFWRASVVVAAVWVVFHLPLHGTFVLQGTLPPHVALSSTLLLLPLGLFLSAVVTRFGSVWPAVLAHALPMSALNLVQDPGGIPATPFWIFSAISAVLLLVAAVLLAPRRGALAEPAVPRTDGVTAA, translated from the coding sequence GTGCAGCGAACAAATGCCGCTCCGCTCCGTGCGGCCGTCCTCCTCTCCGTCCTGACGATCGCCGTGGTGACGGCGCTCTGCGCGGTCTTCCTGGTTGCCGGCTGGACCCTGCCGAGCTGGGTGGTCGTCGTCGGACGGTGGATCCCGGCCCTGGTGTCCCTGCTCGTGCTGCGGCTGGTGCCGCTGCCCGGCGGACTGGCCACCTGGTGGGCGCTGCGCCCCGCTGGCTGGCGGCGGTTCCTCACCGGTGCGGTGGTGTCGGTAGGTGTCCTGCTCGCGGTCTACCTGGCGACGGCGGTGCTGGGCGGTGCCCTCGGGATCGTGACCATGGTGTCGGGTGGTGAGCTGCTGACGATCCTGCTCGTCGTGGTGCCGATCGTCGTCGTGTACTCACTCAGCACCTTCGGGGAGGAGGCGGCCTGGCGGGGTCATCTCCAGCGGCTGCTCGCGCCGTGGGGCTTCTGGCGGGCCTCGGTGGTCGTCGCCGCGGTCTGGGTGGTCTTCCACCTGCCGCTGCACGGCACCTTCGTGCTCCAGGGCACCCTGCCGCCCCACGTCGCCCTGAGCAGCACCCTCCTGCTGCTCCCCCTCGGGCTCTTCCTCAGCGCGGTGGTCACCCGCTTCGGCAGCGTCTGGCCGGCGGTCCTCGCCCACGCCCTGCCGATGTCGGCCCTCAACCTGGTGCAGGACCCGGGCGGCATCCCGGCGACCCCGTTCTGGATCTTCTCCGCGATCAGCGCCGTGCTGCTGCTGGTGGCCGCCGTCCTGCTCGCGCCGCGTCGGGGCGCGCTGGCCGAGCCCGCGGTGCCACGGACCGACGGTGTGACCGCCGCCTGA
- a CDS encoding acetyl-CoA C-acetyltransferase, producing the protein MEEIVICSPLRTPVGRFGGALSAVGPVELATTVLRELVERTGLEPGDVDDVVLGWCSPNGEAPAIGRVVALDGGLGTSVPGQQVDRRCGSGLQAVLTAAGAIATGGARAVVAGGVESMSQVEHYALGLRSGIRSGGVELADRLERARVTAGGASHPVPGGMVETAENLRHDFSISREDQDALALRSHQRAVAAHEAGWFAEELVPVRVPGRRGAPDTVVDRDEHPRADADLDGLARLRPVLGRADPGATVTAGNASGQNDGAALCLVTTADEAERRGWQPVLALRSWALSGVEPERMGLGPVPATRQALARAGLELTDLDLIELNEAFAAQVLACLQQLDLDPLDERINPCGSGISLGHPVGATGARVLATLAGELTRRQGRYALETMCIGGGQGLAAVFERVA; encoded by the coding sequence GTGGAAGAGATCGTGATCTGCTCGCCGCTGCGCACCCCGGTCGGACGGTTCGGTGGGGCGCTGTCCGCCGTCGGGCCGGTCGAGCTGGCCACCACGGTGCTGCGCGAGCTGGTGGAGCGCACCGGCCTCGAGCCCGGCGACGTCGACGACGTGGTGCTCGGCTGGTGCAGCCCCAACGGCGAGGCGCCGGCGATCGGGCGGGTGGTCGCGCTCGACGGTGGTCTGGGCACCTCGGTCCCGGGGCAGCAGGTCGACCGGCGCTGCGGCTCGGGGCTGCAGGCGGTGCTGACCGCGGCCGGGGCGATCGCCACCGGCGGGGCGCGGGCGGTGGTGGCCGGCGGGGTGGAGTCGATGTCGCAGGTGGAGCACTACGCGCTCGGGCTGCGCAGCGGCATCCGCTCCGGCGGCGTGGAGCTGGCCGACCGGCTGGAGCGGGCCCGCGTCACCGCGGGCGGTGCCAGCCACCCGGTCCCGGGCGGGATGGTGGAGACGGCGGAGAACCTGCGCCACGACTTCTCGATCAGCCGCGAGGACCAGGACGCCCTCGCGCTGCGCTCCCACCAGCGGGCGGTCGCCGCGCACGAGGCGGGCTGGTTCGCCGAGGAGCTGGTCCCGGTGCGGGTCCCCGGACGACGCGGCGCCCCCGACACCGTGGTGGACCGCGACGAGCACCCTCGGGCCGACGCCGACCTCGACGGCCTGGCCCGGCTGCGTCCGGTGCTCGGCCGGGCCGACCCCGGGGCCACCGTCACCGCCGGCAACGCCAGCGGGCAGAACGACGGCGCCGCGCTCTGCCTGGTCACCACCGCGGACGAGGCCGAGCGGCGCGGGTGGCAGCCGGTGCTGGCGCTGCGCTCGTGGGCGCTGTCGGGCGTGGAGCCGGAGCGGATGGGACTGGGTCCGGTGCCCGCCACCCGGCAGGCGCTCGCCCGTGCCGGGCTGGAGCTCACCGACCTCGACCTGATCGAGCTCAACGAGGCCTTCGCCGCCCAGGTGCTGGCATGTCTGCAGCAGCTCGACCTCGACCCCCTCGACGAGCGGATCAACCCCTGCGGGTCGGGTATCTCGCTGGGTCACCCGGTCGGCGCCACCGGGGCCCGGGTCCTGGCCACGCTGGCCGGCGAGCTCACCCGGCGGCAGGGCCGCTACGCGCTGGAGACGATGTGCATCGGCGGCGGTCAGGGACTCGCGGCCGTGTTCGAGCGCGTGGCCTGA
- a CDS encoding MFS transporter: protein MRALRRLWRHQLFRRLLAVRIATQASDGILQVGMASYLLFSPQTQTSAWAIVGVLAITLLPFSVLGPFVSGALDRWNRRQVILIADAARIGLALVLAGLVVVGTDRAWAMAAFYVTVLLAMSINRFVMAGMSAALPHTVDEDEYLVASSVMPTVGPAGVIVGAGTAFAIRALVGPVLGATTADMLIFVACALGFAVSVVLALRIPRPSLGPDARELAQAVGRGVGWVARDVLSGLGDALRHLAERRPAALGLVTIGLQRIGYGIVTVGAILVYRNTFYAVDEADAAIAALGLWLGATGAGFVLSAVVTPFVTARIGLRRWVVLLLAAGAVVQALPGSIFTQPTLVVAGFLLGISSQSLKICVDTLVQAHVDDEFKGRVFVVYDMVFNTTQVLAAVLAALLLPASGVSLPVFLGVAVVFALVAVLFAVRSRRIGPELFERGTGDLHPDSVEEPVGR, encoded by the coding sequence GTGCGGGCGTTGCGCCGGTTGTGGCGCCACCAGCTGTTCCGGCGGCTGCTGGCCGTGCGGATCGCCACCCAGGCCAGCGACGGCATCCTGCAGGTCGGGATGGCCTCCTACCTGCTGTTCAGCCCCCAGACCCAGACCAGCGCCTGGGCCATCGTCGGCGTGCTGGCCATCACGCTGCTCCCCTTCTCCGTGCTCGGCCCCTTCGTCAGCGGCGCGCTCGACCGCTGGAACCGCCGTCAGGTCATCCTGATCGCCGACGCGGCCAGGATCGGCCTCGCGCTGGTGCTGGCGGGGCTGGTCGTGGTCGGCACCGACCGGGCGTGGGCGATGGCCGCCTTCTACGTGACGGTGCTGCTGGCCATGAGCATCAACCGGTTCGTGATGGCCGGCATGTCCGCCGCGCTCCCGCACACCGTGGACGAGGACGAGTACCTGGTGGCCAGCTCGGTGATGCCCACCGTCGGACCGGCCGGGGTGATCGTCGGCGCGGGGACCGCCTTCGCCATCCGGGCGCTCGTCGGCCCGGTGCTCGGCGCCACCACCGCCGACATGCTGATCTTCGTGGCCTGCGCGCTCGGGTTCGCGGTCAGCGTGGTGCTGGCGCTGCGGATCCCGCGGCCCTCCCTCGGCCCGGACGCCCGCGAGCTCGCCCAGGCCGTCGGTCGAGGTGTCGGCTGGGTGGCCAGGGACGTCCTCTCCGGTCTCGGCGACGCGCTGCGCCACCTGGCCGAGCGCCGGCCGGCCGCGCTGGGGCTGGTGACCATCGGCCTGCAGCGGATCGGCTACGGCATCGTCACCGTGGGGGCGATCCTGGTCTACCGCAACACCTTCTACGCCGTGGACGAGGCCGACGCCGCGATCGCCGCCCTGGGTCTGTGGCTCGGCGCCACCGGAGCCGGGTTCGTGCTCTCCGCGGTGGTCACGCCCTTCGTCACCGCCCGGATCGGGCTGCGCCGCTGGGTGGTGCTGCTGCTGGCTGCCGGGGCCGTCGTGCAGGCGCTGCCCGGCAGCATCTTCACCCAGCCGACGCTGGTGGTCGCCGGGTTCCTGCTGGGGATCTCCTCCCAGTCGCTCAAGATCTGCGTGGACACCCTGGTCCAGGCCCACGTCGACGACGAGTTCAAGGGCCGCGTGTTCGTGGTCTACGACATGGTCTTCAACACCACCCAGGTGCTGGCCGCCGTGCTCGCCGCCCTGCTGCTGCCCGCCTCGGGCGTCTCGCTGCCGGTGTTCCTCGGGGTGGCCGTGGTCTTCGCCCTGGTCGCCGTGCTGTTCGCGGTCCGCAGCCGCCGGATCGGGCCGGAGCTGTTCGAGCGGGGTACCGGCGACCTGCACCCGGACTCCGTGGAGGAGCCGGTCGGCCGGTGA
- a CDS encoding GntR family transcriptional regulator, with amino-acid sequence MSRRGSVVGTVVSDLRALIAQSYSIGDQLPNEKLLAEQLDVSRGSVREAMGMLATEGVVTRSWGVGTFVAPPRTNTSLSMSAIQSYRDRVRAVGRSVELLDAGYEQVALPEGPAEAFEQSAGTPAWRVVRLFAVDGVPSAHMVEHVPLVVHGVRIDPVGMTTLESDLFDMLDRHLPGIVAHTTTDVEAVAVPSAQAAALQVRAGVPVLRTEQVTVDGHGHALAHGITLQRTDVMRMRIAR; translated from the coding sequence ATGAGCAGGCGTGGCAGCGTGGTCGGCACCGTGGTGTCGGATCTGAGGGCCCTGATCGCCCAGTCCTACTCCATCGGTGACCAGCTGCCCAACGAGAAGCTGCTGGCCGAGCAGCTCGACGTCAGCCGGGGCTCGGTCCGTGAGGCGATGGGGATGCTCGCCACGGAGGGGGTCGTCACCCGCAGCTGGGGGGTCGGCACGTTCGTCGCCCCACCCCGCACCAACACCTCGCTGAGCATGTCGGCCATCCAGTCCTACCGGGACCGGGTGCGCGCGGTCGGCCGGTCGGTCGAGCTGCTGGACGCCGGCTACGAGCAGGTGGCGCTCCCCGAGGGCCCCGCGGAGGCCTTCGAGCAGTCCGCCGGGACGCCCGCCTGGCGGGTGGTGCGGTTGTTCGCGGTGGACGGGGTGCCCTCCGCGCACATGGTGGAGCACGTCCCGCTGGTCGTGCACGGCGTCCGGATCGACCCCGTCGGCATGACCACCCTCGAGTCCGACCTCTTCGACATGCTCGACCGGCACCTGCCCGGCATCGTGGCCCACACCACCACCGACGTGGAGGCCGTGGCGGTGCCCAGCGCGCAGGCGGCCGCGCTGCAGGTCCGCGCGGGGGTCCCGGTGCTGCGCACCGAGCAGGTGACCGTCGACGGGCACGGCCACGCCCTGGCCCACGGCATCACCCTGCAGCGGACCGACGTCATGCGGATGCGCATCGCCCGCTGA
- a CDS encoding dipeptidase, which translates to MLNPSPAYSGYTAYGYLEPGVDYQPFELAAEVGRVPGYDLALDAGEQERLNRLLSENIVFSLHEHAVVLPEDEGQIRRYNRTGRQRTGYQGLAHSQLTAVIDNFMAGASCVTSTRGWKWDDMIYALGFRLADLAKQDFVRLATSTADIHAAKRDGHLALVAGFECSTMIENELDRIDMLYGFGVRQLGIAYSQSNMLGSGLSEPGDGGLTTFGRRAVERMNKLGILIDISHSGDRTCMDTIEHSSVPVMITHAGARAVWPTDRMKTDETIIACAERGGLIGLEAAPHTTLSEAHPVHTIESVMDHFRYCVDLVGIDHVAFGPDTMFGDHTAVHRAYAGNYAQKSPEGVDHPRVEYVDGLENPGENFINITGWLVRNGFSDEDIVKVLGGNAMRVLERVW; encoded by the coding sequence ATGCTGAACCCCTCACCCGCCTACTCCGGATACACCGCCTACGGCTACCTCGAGCCCGGGGTGGACTACCAGCCGTTCGAGCTGGCCGCCGAGGTCGGCCGGGTACCCGGCTACGACCTCGCCCTCGACGCCGGGGAGCAGGAGCGGCTCAACCGGCTGCTCAGCGAGAACATCGTCTTCTCCCTGCACGAGCACGCGGTGGTGCTGCCCGAGGACGAGGGGCAGATCCGGCGCTACAACCGCACCGGGCGCCAGCGCACCGGCTACCAGGGGCTGGCCCACTCCCAGCTGACCGCGGTGATCGACAACTTCATGGCCGGGGCCTCGTGCGTCACCAGCACCCGCGGCTGGAAGTGGGACGACATGATCTACGCGCTGGGCTTCCGTCTCGCGGACCTGGCCAAGCAGGACTTCGTCCGGCTGGCCACCAGCACCGCCGACATCCACGCCGCCAAGCGCGACGGCCACCTGGCCCTGGTGGCCGGCTTCGAGTGCTCGACCATGATCGAGAACGAGCTCGACCGGATCGACATGCTCTACGGCTTCGGCGTCCGCCAGCTCGGCATCGCCTACTCCCAGTCCAACATGCTGGGGTCGGGTCTCTCCGAGCCGGGCGACGGCGGCCTGACCACCTTCGGCCGCCGGGCGGTGGAGCGGATGAACAAGCTGGGCATCCTGATCGACATCTCCCACTCCGGTGACCGCACCTGCATGGACACCATCGAGCACTCCTCGGTACCGGTGATGATCACCCACGCCGGGGCGCGCGCGGTGTGGCCGACCGACCGGATGAAGACCGACGAGACGATCATCGCCTGCGCCGAGCGGGGTGGCCTGATCGGCCTGGAGGCGGCTCCGCACACGACCCTGTCCGAGGCCCACCCGGTGCACACCATCGAGTCGGTGATGGACCACTTCCGCTACTGCGTCGACCTGGTGGGCATCGACCACGTGGCCTTCGGGCCCGACACCATGTTCGGCGACCACACCGCCGTGCACCGGGCCTACGCCGGCAACTACGCGCAGAAGTCGCCGGAGGGGGTCGACCACCCGCGGGTGGAGTACGTGGACGGGTTGGAGAACCCGGGGGAGAACTTCATCAACATCACCGGGTGGCTGGTCAGGAACGGCTTCAGCGACGAGGACATCGTCAAGGTGCTGGGCGGCAACGCGATGCGGGTGCTGGAGCGGGTCTGGTAG
- a CDS encoding ABC transporter ATP-binding protein: protein MDSSEVVLSVEALTKHFPVRGGRFGRAGSVVRALDGVSFELRRGETLGIVGESGCGKSTLARTVVGLEKPTSGAVRFRGEDVHALAGRRRSDVRRRVQIVLQDPYSSLNPRRTVRDTLLQPFRIHPSILAPSRRGARVVELAELVGLNPDHLDRYPFQFSGGQRQRIGIARALALDPEVVVCDEPVSALDVSVQAQVVNLLQRLQAELGLAYVFIAHDLSIVRHISDRIGVMYLGRLAELGERRAVYDHPAHPYTKALLSAVPVPDPQARGSGERLLLPGDPPSPVDPPSGCRFRTRCWQATDLCATAEPPLAAVPGPGPREVACHFPLVTQPTSPPLGAPC, encoded by the coding sequence GTGGACTCGTCTGAGGTGGTCCTGAGCGTCGAGGCGCTGACCAAGCACTTCCCGGTCCGCGGCGGTCGTTTCGGCCGTGCCGGCTCGGTCGTCAGGGCGCTGGACGGCGTGAGCTTCGAGTTGCGCCGCGGCGAGACGCTGGGCATCGTGGGGGAGTCCGGCTGCGGCAAGTCGACCCTGGCCCGCACCGTGGTCGGGCTGGAGAAGCCGACCTCGGGGGCCGTCCGCTTCCGCGGGGAGGACGTGCACGCACTGGCCGGACGACGGCGCAGCGACGTCCGCCGCCGGGTGCAGATCGTGCTGCAGGACCCGTACTCCTCGCTCAACCCGCGCCGGACCGTGCGCGACACCCTGCTGCAGCCGTTCCGGATCCACCCCTCCATCCTCGCGCCGTCGCGTCGCGGGGCCCGGGTGGTCGAGCTGGCCGAGCTGGTCGGCCTCAACCCCGACCACCTGGACCGCTACCCCTTCCAGTTCTCCGGTGGGCAGCGGCAGCGCATCGGCATCGCCCGGGCGCTGGCCCTCGACCCCGAGGTGGTCGTCTGCGACGAGCCGGTCTCGGCCCTCGACGTCTCCGTCCAGGCCCAGGTGGTCAACCTCCTGCAGCGGCTGCAGGCCGAGCTCGGGCTGGCCTACGTCTTCATCGCCCACGACCTGTCGATCGTCCGCCACATCTCCGACCGCATCGGTGTGATGTACCTCGGCCGGCTGGCCGAGCTGGGCGAGCGTCGAGCCGTCTACGACCACCCCGCCCACCCCTACACCAAGGCGCTGCTGTCGGCCGTCCCCGTGCCCGACCCGCAGGCACGGGGCTCGGGGGAGCGGCTGCTGCTCCCCGGCGACCCGCCCAGCCCCGTCGACCCGCCCAGCGGTTGCCGGTTCCGCACCCGGTGCTGGCAGGCGACCGACCTCTGCGCCACCGCCGAACCACCGCTGGCCGCCGTGCCGGGGCCCGGTCCCCGTGAGGTCGCCTGCCACTTCCCGCTCGTCACCCAGCCCACCAGCCCCCCGCTAGGAGCACCATGCTGA
- a CDS encoding ABC transporter ATP-binding protein, giving the protein MSEPVLSLRGLSIEFATSRGVVRAVQDVSLDVVGGRTLALLGESGSGKSVTAQAVMGVLDSPPGRVTAGQVLLRGRDLLTVPAAERRKANGEVLSMVFQDSMSSLNPVFTVGEQIAELLRVRRGSSRRVAWAGAVELMDRVRIPAPAQRARDYPHQFSGGMRQRVMIAMAIALDPAVLIADEPTTALDVTVQAQIMELLRQLQEETGMGLVLITHDLGVVAEVADEVAIMYAGRIVEQGPIHQLFAHPSHPYTRGLLRSIPRPDRDDDVLWAIPGAPPDLLHLASGCSFRSRCDVPVQRCADERPDLQVPHGSPSQRSACHRREEVLGGLV; this is encoded by the coding sequence ATGAGCGAGCCCGTCCTGAGCCTGCGCGGGCTCAGCATCGAGTTCGCCACCAGCCGTGGCGTCGTCCGGGCCGTCCAGGACGTGAGCCTGGACGTGGTCGGCGGGCGGACGCTGGCGCTGCTCGGGGAGTCCGGCTCGGGCAAGTCCGTGACGGCGCAGGCCGTCATGGGTGTGCTGGACAGCCCGCCCGGCCGGGTCACCGCCGGCCAGGTCCTGCTCCGCGGGCGCGACCTGCTGACGGTCCCCGCCGCGGAGCGACGCAAGGCCAACGGCGAGGTGCTGTCCATGGTCTTCCAGGACTCCATGAGCTCGCTCAACCCGGTCTTCACGGTGGGGGAGCAGATCGCCGAGCTGCTGCGCGTCCGGCGAGGGTCCTCGCGCCGGGTGGCGTGGGCGGGCGCGGTCGAGCTGATGGACCGCGTCCGGATCCCGGCCCCGGCCCAGCGGGCCAGGGACTACCCCCACCAGTTCTCCGGTGGCATGCGCCAACGGGTGATGATCGCGATGGCCATCGCGCTGGATCCGGCCGTCCTGATCGCCGACGAGCCCACGACCGCGCTCGACGTGACCGTCCAGGCCCAGATCATGGAGCTGCTGCGCCAGCTGCAGGAGGAGACCGGCATGGGGCTGGTGCTCATCACCCACGACCTGGGCGTGGTCGCGGAGGTCGCCGACGAGGTCGCCATCATGTACGCCGGCCGCATCGTCGAGCAGGGGCCCATTCACCAGCTCTTCGCGCACCCCTCCCACCCGTACACCCGCGGTCTGCTGCGCTCCATCCCCCGGCCCGACCGCGACGACGACGTGCTGTGGGCCATCCCCGGCGCGCCGCCGGACCTGCTCCACCTGGCGTCGGGCTGCTCGTTCCGGAGCCGGTGCGACGTGCCGGTGCAGCGGTGCGCTGACGAACGTCCCGACCTGCAGGTCCCGCACGGCAGCCCGAGCCAGCGCTCGGCCTGCCACCGACGAGAGGAGGTCCTCGGTGGACTCGTCTGA
- a CDS encoding alpha/beta fold hydrolase: MSTPEREFDLQVNGARLRMQVLGADDAPVLLVHHGAPGLGSRSEPVRSFGPFADTYRVVTFDARGSGESEDVPPYTHAQWVADIDAIRESLGVEQVVMAGGSYGGFLAMEYTLAHPDRVSALVLRDTAANTDHDHLAVERARSTDRVPIDEWTISRIGTGAFADDTEFERYWRGILPLYDHAYDPEAVERKARATRYHYATHNAAFGQNMPGYDLTGRLGEIRCPTLVVVGRHDWRTPVPASQAIADGIPGAELVVFEHSGHSPQLEEPEEFQRVVRDFLRRAGVGRR; the protein is encoded by the coding sequence ATGAGCACCCCAGAACGCGAGTTCGACCTGCAGGTCAACGGCGCCAGGCTGAGGATGCAGGTGCTCGGCGCCGACGACGCGCCGGTCCTCCTCGTCCACCACGGCGCCCCCGGGCTGGGGTCGCGATCGGAGCCGGTGCGCTCCTTCGGCCCCTTCGCCGACACCTACCGCGTGGTCACCTTCGACGCCCGGGGATCGGGGGAGTCCGAGGACGTGCCGCCCTACACCCATGCCCAGTGGGTCGCCGACATCGACGCGATCCGCGAGTCGCTGGGGGTGGAGCAGGTGGTGATGGCCGGCGGCTCCTACGGCGGGTTCCTGGCGATGGAGTACACCCTCGCCCACCCCGACAGGGTCAGCGCCCTGGTGCTGCGCGACACCGCGGCCAACACCGACCACGACCACCTAGCCGTGGAGCGCGCCCGCAGCACCGACCGGGTGCCGATCGACGAGTGGACGATCTCCCGGATCGGGACCGGTGCCTTCGCCGACGACACCGAGTTCGAGCGGTACTGGCGGGGCATCCTGCCGCTCTACGACCACGCCTACGACCCGGAGGCGGTCGAGCGGAAGGCGCGCGCGACGCGCTACCACTACGCCACCCACAACGCGGCCTTCGGGCAGAACATGCCGGGCTACGACCTGACCGGCCGGCTGGGGGAGATCCGCTGCCCCACCCTGGTCGTCGTCGGTCGCCACGACTGGCGCACCCCGGTGCCGGCCTCGCAGGCCATCGCCGACGGCATCCCGGGGGCGGAGCTGGTGGTCTTCGAGCACTCGGGCCACTCGCCCCAGCTGGAGGAGCCGGAGGAGTTCCAGCGCGTCGTCCGGGACTTCCTGCGTCGGGCGGGGGTCGGGCGACGATGA